The genomic region GTGgaggaataataaaataataatatactaataaaagtttttttttttcttctttcatgaaTTAGACAAGTGAATGAAAATGGTATGTTGTAACTAAATATATTAGCTAACTAATCAATAAGAAAAAAGACACTAGTCCCTATTggatttatttaacttatttccTATTTCATATCTGTAATGGAAAAAAGATCTTTACTTTGATTATTCATCAGCATTAGTATACTCTAAAACAATTGAGAAAGAGAACACTGAAccattgattttttattttatttttatttatttttttaagtttatctcACTTTTTAAGTAGCCTGTGCACAATAACCATGGTTATTATGGAGACCAAATAACTTTGCaaaatttacttgaaaaataaCCCTTTTAATGCAAgcaaatttatataattcatattttggGCTTTATTTAAAGACTTTCATTGTGCAATGTTCTGCAACATAGGATTGCAGTATTGGGTATTGGTTGTGTAACCTTGATGATCCACTGATAAATGATTCAGCTGAAAGTATGTGTAAACATGTTCATCTGCCATATATAAAAACTCACACCTCTGCTTTGAAACAGATGAACACAGCAAATTCTCTGTTAGTGTCACTAAATTAATACATCAATTAAACTATTTACAATaggattaaaattatatttagattttttttttccattcattcatttaaatatgtGTCTTGTCTGATGTTTTTTATTCAGGTGTGCAGTATTCCTGGCTGATTTCAGTGAGAAACAATGGCGGTCTGGATTGTCTGTGTGTCTCTCGGTCTACTCTTTGCTCTGAATGCTTCAGGTGAGATACATCATTAATTCTGAACATCCATAAATACCTTCAATGTTTTATCATAGaacaatttttataaaatgttcagTTTAGTTTGTCTCAGAGCTCAACTAATTTCCAACAAATGTtgatgttggcttgagaaagcatgaacaaaaattgacaaaaaaaaaaaaaaatccaaggtaTCTTACTTACACGTTTTACCAAAGTGGCCCACTTTACCTGAGCTCACCTtatatataatagatatataATGCAATTAATTTAAGAAACATACACTGACAATAATACAAACCAAATCTCCATGTAACAGCTTGTGAAACTGGGTGGAGTCGACATGGAAACAGATGCTTCAAGGCATTTAATGATCCAAAGTCCTGGAAGGATGCAGAGGTAGGTATATTCAGCAAGAACTGACAGAAAATAAGCCATATATTTACTGTAATTTCTTAAAGACTTATTAACCTTCTCCTTATATCATATTCTCCTCAGGTGAGGTGCTTGAACAGTGGTGGAAACCTTGCTTCTGTACACAGTTTCAAGGAGCAAGCCTTCCTAAAGCTATTGGTGTCAAGTTCAAGATCATTCTGGATAGGAGGCTATGATGCGGTTTCAGtatgttatgttatttatttacttattttgtcaCTTTCATTGTTTGTTCTTTACACTTTACTGTTTAAATCAGCACTGCTTACAAGtgaacatttaaatttacacaggGGTGTGCTAGTAGTATCTGCGAGATATagagtttttattatttgtttttgatttctttattttacacaTGCACATAATGGCAGGGGGTCCTAAACACAGTGATCCTTGTGCTCTTCTGTAAACAGGAGGGCACGTGGTTCTGGAGTGATGGGTCCAAAATGAATTTCCATCTTTGGGACTCGGGAGAACCTAACAACAAATATGAAGAGCATTGTATTGAGACAAACTATGGAGGTAAATGTTTTGAATGATGTGAATGTCATTTGATGTCTTCAGTTTTGGAATTTGTTCAACCCTCTATAAACAGCAacaattaataaagaaattataCACTCTCAGTAAAAATGTACACATGTTATCACTGGGACGGTGGCCTTTAAAAAGTTGCTAGTACTAATGTGTACCTTTATGGTACTGATATGCATCATATTAATAATAGGGTACAAAGATGTACCTTTGGAAAGTACCGCCCtggtgacagcttttgtaccttttattttGAGAATTTATTTTCTCCCCTCACTTCCTATTTTTACGTTACAGGCTAGACATTCTTTATCTGTCTTTCTAAATACAAGCATTAATGATGCCCgtttaatatttttctatttttctttctcaCAACAGGTGTAGGGAATTGGAATGACAAAAAGTGTACAGTAGAGCTACCATTTGTTTGTGCTGTTGCTATTTGAATCTGTTCCCTTAAATGCCCATGTTAAATCAGAAATTGCatgcataaaacatgtttaatacAGTGCAAATGCATTGTATTCACTGATTATAAGTTCACTTGCAGTTTTGCTTTGTGGCATGTTGCCTCAATGTTCAACATCTTTCTTTCTGTAACTCAATAAAACAACtagcattaagttttttttttttctgggtaaTTCATTATGTTCTGGTCAATCATGGGTTTTGTGCTTCAGTCTTTTCTGACTTTCAAGTACTacagagacaaaaaaataaaataaagtaatgcaGCTACAGATGCTCTCATGAAACATGTTATATTCAGCCATGAATCCTCATTTTCCTGTGTTTTCTGCTTTCTatattatgataaaaaataaaataaataataataataataataataataaaacatattcttAGTTGTttcttttattacaatttatatccACATCAAGAAAGATCTTaagcattatttacaacattattactgACATAAAAAAACACAGCCATATCTCCCATtaatattgaacaaaaataagttaagttaaatatatcatatatttttagtgacaaatacacatttccattgccaacacttagggCCAATCTCATTTCTCTGtcttaccccttccccttccccttaccACTTTGTCTGCGTCTTGCCCTTGCTTCTCGATACCGAGTGAAGGGGGGTAGGGGTAGAGCGTTCCACTAAGAAATGAGACGCCACTCGATTGCCGTTTGCGTCATCTTCCCTTGCCACTATCTGGCTGCTACGTCAACAGAGGCGACAAGCATTGACATAAACAAACGAAGATGCCGTCGTCTCAGGTTGTGATGTCGATTTTCTGGGCTCTCTTTATCTTTGCACGCTTGTGTGCCATCAATCAAAGACACCGTAGAAGAAGATTGTGTCCACCGGTCAAATCAATCAAGGAATAACGAGTAATGTCACGAAAATTCACTTCACACTAATTTCACctaaaaaacataatatgaagTGTCATGTCAAGGATACAGATAAAAATTAACGTTAGCTTAGCTCGACAAATATAGCTGCTAGCTAGCGGTTAACTAGcgattcaaaacaaaaacattacaattaaaatcGCTTAAACATTGTATTAAAGTATCCTAAAACACgagtgtcataattataatgtcaattaaactgatgaaaatacttACATTTGTGCGACTCCTTCACAGTACGACGCTCAGCCATAAAAAAGCTTGATGTTGGCACTTCTTGAAAAAATTATACGTTGTCACCCCTCTCTTTCAAGTGTGGTCCTCCGCAAACTTCGTTTCAAGGGCTATGTAGCCCTTCGCCTTGGCCCTAGCCCTTGATCAGAATGAGAATTGAGACGCCACTTCCCCTCACATGAACGAGCAAAACCGAGGGGGAGGGGTAAGGGCTAAGACAGAGAAATGAGACGCAgccttagtgtcagataccttaaagggatagttcacccaaaaatgaaaattctatcatcgtttactcacccttaagttgttccaaacctgtatgagtttctttttttctgttgaacacaaaggaagatatttggaagaatgacagaatcaaacatcaaatatctcggtccacattgacttccatagtatgaaaaatatatactatggtagtcaatggggaccgagatctgtttggttacaaacattcttccaaatatcttcctttgtgttcagcagaacaaagaaactcatacaggtttggaacaacttgagggtgagtaaacgatgatagaattttcatttttgggtgaactatccctttaaagacattgctattgctacattgctatgccattgctacactttctatgctatgactgctccacagacgtCTTGTTGCAAATgttgctcacacacacaaacctggacctggacctggagatggacacacacacacacacacactcaaactcacaaacttactgacacactcaaacacaggctcacacactcaaacattcaaaaagactcacacacacactcacacacagagactcagacacacacaggctcacacacacaaaactggacctggaggtggacaaacacagactctgacacacacacacacacacacacacgcacacacacacacacacacacacacacacaaacctggacctggagatggacacacacacacacacactcaaactcacaaacttactgacacactcaaacacaggctcacacactcaaacattcaaaaagactcacacacacactcacacacagagactcagacacacacaggctcacacacacacaaaactggacctggaggtggacaaacacagactctgacacacacacacacacacgcacacacacacacacgcacacacacacacacaaacctggagattgaggttgacaaaaaccaacacacaccaacctgaacctggagataataataataatataatgtttagtctggtggctgtgatatatataaacctaccaacgtccgttgccatgatttttggaatgactgatctcgagaggaaaaaaatgacgttttagtcgcataacatcggttaatggaaacgccgtcatttcgcaatagttgtttatcgatatttagaaaaaaaaacacaaaagttttgcgcgaatctgtaatggaaacgcgacagcgcttaacatagactaacttctcagagttatgttgagcaacagtgttcattactaaccattcaactccggattgattctggaatcttcgctgggggaataagcattaagcaccggcaacaatccatcctatggaatgatattgcggacattattcaaaaggcattgcaaatagtatttgcaattgcgttttcaatttgtggacgcataaaatgtgacataatccaaacgcaaatgcaaatcgcgcattaccgttttcattttcgattaagtgaacgcacagtgtctgccaaatttaaaatggaaatgcaaagtccgtttgcaattgtgttttccatatcttacgagctatgagcctgtcatatttaaatagcaatattaattaccacatttgccttttcactctctctgcactgtgcatgtaaactgccaaaactcaaatggaatcgcaataccttttgcatttgaatttccaacgtctacatggaaacctgtcaatcaagtgacaggggtggggccattttattgggcgtgtttgcattgggaagtgacgatcgtactaaaatgtgccatgtttttactagggtaaatatgagttaacgatagtgtttataattaagccacagtagccacaaatgtacagttgtctgagacgttatgaaatgttctttaatatcatgaaccataaaatgtagtcagtgttctgctattgtttattttcataataggtaaacacaggccacaagttaagaggtcacgggagtgtgatgtctgcgaggacgcaggtccggtaattctgcaaacagcagcgttagggctgtgacggtggcataTTTTTaacaccgcggtagtcatggaccaacaatcGCCAGTGGCAcggtctttgaaaaaaaaaacctaaataataataaataaataaatatataacattagtgtcaaaatttgctcattAACGAAGGCGatcatttttttccagtttaacgtaggGGCAGGGATGACCATTCactgcgaaataaactaatatgcaagcagtgtcgtggtcagttaattaaTGGAATTACAAAAAaagggtgattaaagctgacttaaactgtgcatgcatgtaatatattttatatatattatatacaggatatatttatatgtaatcacgtctagaaatcactcatctaacacatcctatttaactcgtcagttcgtgtttatttgagcacttctgtcagtgaacgccgcctgcaaaacactaaaataaataaagaaataatgcttatttaggctacaagaaagtagcctaaataagaaagttaaatacaccctgtctaacggacgcgagcgacgcagtgcgacaaaatactcattataatcagtgatgctacactggatgtagcacaacatgacatgataaatccccgtccggtctgtgatgtaggctactgacacagagttcaaatgtcctgtatagacactagacagactaaacctgtcgcaacgcggttgtgttgcgtccggtttacttttccgccaccaagcaagctcagtagctatactcctcatctgcacgcgctctctttgaaataggaatcgttgccatatttcttgttaccatcttttatttatcgctgtctcgtttgtatttggccagtttggagaaagcctcaccaaacctgaccagccagcgtttgcgatcacgagaacttgtgcaaacgctgatgggtgacatgaatgcagatgactccagatcggtgatgtggtatttgctttcccaacaagatccatcgcccaacactaaatgaatttgctgaatgcataaactgtattttcctgcgctcaaatcttccaatctaaaggaaacgctgtgtttgaggtaatttgttaattaccatagacttagaatttgcaactattacagttattacacttataaacaaaactttgtattatgcttgctatagagtttgtgacgtcacgtgcactaccgcgggtggcagtagacaaccgcggtagcaaccgaccaccgcggtgacgcggttgtcacggcaaccgtcacagccctaagcagcgtacttgataacatgtcagctcgccttgactactgcaattttcctcactgtatgatcgcccgtttggcggctgaagttagtaggataaacaaaaaaaataaagaacatctgtgttggcccgggtttcgaacacgcgctaaaagatggtatgccattagagatgacagtcactaaccactgagctaccaagctttttatggttcatgatattaaagaacatttcataacgtctcagacaactgtacatttgtggctactgtggcttaattataaacactatcgttaacttatatttactctagtaaaaacatggtacattttagtacgatcttcacttcccaatgcaaacacgcccaataaaatggccccacccctgtcacttgattgacaggtttccgtgtagacgttggaaattcaaatgcaaaaggtattgcgattccatttgagttttggcagtttacatgcacagtgcagagagagtgaaaaggcaaatgtggtaattaatattgctatttaaatatgacaggctcatagctcgtaagatatggaaaacacaattgcaaacggactttgcatttccattttaaatttggcagacactgtgcgttcacttaatcgaaaatgaaaacggtaatgcgcgatttggtttggattatgtcacattttatgcgtccacaaattgaaaacgcaattgcaaatacaatttgcaatgccttttgaataatgtccgcaatatcattccatagcaTCCTCTAACTAGCAAGCTcgtgttttgattcagatcgtgttcgaagaggaggggctagtcatgcgtgcctccgttgtcagtttgtgggagggagggagcaagcagcgcgcagctctacaataaaatacaattgtacccttattaaatagtttaaaaatctgaatcaatccatGGCGGCCagtgttgatatt from Carassius carassius chromosome 29, fCarCar2.1, whole genome shotgun sequence harbors:
- the LOC132109711 gene encoding galactose-specific lectin nattectin-like — its product is MAVWIVCVSLGLLFALNASACETGWSRHGNRCFKAFNDPKSWKDAEVRCLNSGGNLASVHSFKEQAFLKLLVSSSRSFWIGGYDAVSEGTWFWSDGSKMNFHLWDSGEPNNKYEEHCIETNYGGVGNWNDKKCTVELPFVCAVAI